DNA sequence from the Megalops cyprinoides isolate fMegCyp1 chromosome 24, fMegCyp1.pri, whole genome shotgun sequence genome:
ctgatgagttcagtcaggtaggtagagcagggatagatagaagatatgcaggacggtgtgccttcaggagcagggttgggaaacgctgatctagaGGGGCTATGAAACATTTCTCACAACTGTTTCTTCATAGCCTGCTAGTGAGCAATAATGTATGTATAGTCTGACCAAACCCCAGTTCATGAACTTTTAGAGCTAAGTTTCATGTTTCTATTATTCAATGATAAACAGAATACATGATACAGTATCCGCAGTATAAACGGGCAGGGATGTTTTCCCCTCAGTCTGAACTGGGCCCTGTTGACCTTGCCAATCTGAAAGGGACTTTAAGGGATTTTTAGACCTGGTACTGcctcacctgctgctgcagatgGTCTTACACTTCTGAACCCTGTGACATGGGCCGGTGCTTCCACACCGGCTTTTCTGAAATTCCAGTGGGCCACAGGTCACTGTGTCTCCGCCAGAGTCCTGCCTTTGCTCAGAGCCTGGCCTTGCATCACGCTGAAGGTCAGCAGTGAGTCCAATGTCCTGCTGTGCTTCAGACAGTGCTgggaacacccccccccccccctcacactcCCAATGATGGAGCTTGTAAAGGGGGCGGGGCATGATGTCATGGCTGCCACCTTCACTCCAGTAGTACATTCTCTGGTGATTCTCACATtccctgcaggacagcagtgtggcatagcgcTAAGGGTAATTCCATtttagggcactgctgttgtaaccttggtTAAGGTGCTTacccctcagtaaatatccagctgtataaatggataaaactgtaaactatgtaagtcactctggataagagcatctgctaaatgactctATGGGCAGCTCTTCCTGAAATGCATGAGTCTTGGCAGAGCAGGAACCCCACCTGAGATTCACAGCTGACAGACTTCTGCTTGGAATCACACTTAATGAACGACCATTTCAGCATACCACCCCGAATCAAGGGGCCTCACATTTTTCCTCTGGCTGACCGCTTtcctaatgaataaatgtgaggGACCTGTGTTATTGGcacaacaaaattacaaatataacatatataaatataaaatataacaaaattaCTACCCTGTGTCAGTGCCAGAATAACATACACCACCAACTTAAAATCAGCAAgaatatgtacaaaatgtatAGAATATAAAATGTGAGAAGTGTATGAAAAAGGGAAATGTCTGtgtacattaaaaataagttgTTTGCAATTGCATTGACAGGAacaattatattattacatttactaTATCATAGAAATATAAGTTATATTTCTatagctggatttttactgaggcagttctgggttaagtaccttgcccaagggtacagcagtagggaatcaaacctgcaacctttcagttacaagtcctgctccttaaccactacattacactgccacccaatcAGCAATCAGCAAGAATATGTAGTATTTCTGCTACATTCAACACAAGAGTAAAATTCTGAAGCTTTTCTCTCAAAGTGGGGTCACAGGCACTCCCCAGGTTTCCAGGAAATAAAGCCACACTCAGTGGACTGCAGAAGGTTCCCTGTGTATTTCAGCTCTGGGGAAACGGTCCGTCTCTCCGGTGTAGACGTGTTAATGGGAGGGGGAATGTTTCTGCTTCCAGGCGGTTAAGCACAGGCGTTGGCACCTGTGAAATATTCACAGCTCCTGTCTCAGCGCAGTTTCTGTCTGGCGCTTCATGCTCTCCCGTCTCCTGTCTGGCAGCTGatacttttctgttttgtctctgaTGAGGCGGTTTGCACCCTGTTCAACAGCAGGGGCGGAGAATGGACCTCGAGCTGCATACGCATAGTGTAAAATAGCTCACTCTCTATGAAAAAAtcggaaaaagaaaaacattgctAAGGTTGCCGAGCCAATTAGGTTCTGCTAACACCTCAGAACAATCCATCTGACCTCCTTTGGCAAGCTACACTCCATCCCAGCACCATTTGTCCCCGTGGTGCAGAAGGTTAAAAGGGAACTCCCTTCTAACAGAGCATCTGGATGGGCATGACCAGAGAACATCATGGTGGGTATAACTCTTTCCTAAAAATCTCCTCTGCATAACTTTGTGTTTAAGTTAACGACTTTTGCAGTTGCCTGGGTCTGTCCtagtctcacacacaaacactcacagagTGTGGACAAGAGTGTGTGGCATCTTCCGCTTACCTTTTCCCAGAAAGAGAAGATGGAGAGCATGAAAGCAAAATCAGGTCCGTTGGAGGTTTAGTGGCAGCAAGTCTTTGTGGCCAGAGGCCTGAGTATTAAAGAGGACATGTCACCTGAGCGTTCTGATAACGCCATGATAACGATTTACCATCTGGAACCCTGAGCTGGCAGTTCATGGAACCTGGACACATGACCTGAAGAAGGTTAGAGTTTtgataaggttttttttcacTTACTGGATGTTGTGtctgtccaaatggcatggtgAACGAACCAACAGTTCATCAAGCTAACGGACAAACCGATTTtgcataattaaattaaaccgTTGATAAATGGGTGACGGCGCGTCTTACATGCAAGTGTTTCTTCATGTTTGcgataaaaataaatttgcaaatgCACAGATGCGTCTGCGTGCTTCTGAGTTCCGTGCGAAGCTGCTGGTGCGCAGCGGTTTGTGACGTCATCGACATACCACATCGCTTCGACGCATTATAGACAGGACGTACAATTTGTGTAGAcaaattttcacaaatgaatatgacgtttatcatttaaaatttggTTAAATTTGGTCAAATCAAGAGCTGTGTGGTCCATTCTTTAGCTCATTTTAGCTTTACTTATTTGCAGCGGTTTTAGCATCATAACCTTATACTGTAGATTAAGATTACCATCACATCGCTCCGTTCCATAGCTCGAAATCACAGTGAAGAATTCGGTCCGCGCCGTGGGCGTGGTCAGGGTGGGCGGGGCTTTGCATTGTCGGAGCGAGCTGCGGTTGGGTGAGGCCACACTGCGGGGCGGGGCTCTGAGTGGAGTGGTTAAAATGTACGGAAGGACACAAACATTGAGGCAATGCTGAAAACGTGCATATGGCACCGCAGAGAAGGAAGTGATTACAACATCAAGGCTGTGCGAATGCTGTAAGCGCTGGAATGATTACATCTGAGATAAAGGTGAGCTTGCAAATCCTATTCTTTATCCGGAGATAGTTTGTTACATTAATCTACGCAACTATGAGCTAACTGGGTAATCTTCAAATCAGTGATATTAATAATGTTGCATATTCCATTGCACGGGTTTGGGTCGGTGTCGCAATCCACATGTCGATGGTATCACATGaagcttctgtttttttgcttCCTGCTTTTTACTTGGAAGTGAACTGAAATGTGCGAGTAGCTAACTGTTGTCAATAAGAAACTTATTCAAAGGAAAAGCATACTTGCATTTTACCATTCTGCGCGGTATGGAGATGATGCACGTTAGTGTGCTACAGTTACGCAAAGAAAAGTGCATTGCAGAGAAGTGTATTACCGAAAGCACCATCGATCGTTTACAGAATGTAAATTACATCATAACTTGCGTGATTTGATAATACATCGgttattattaaattaacagTGTAGTTTGCGAATCGTGTTGCAActggggagaggaaggagagagaagttAATGCGTCAATAAtgcataattacaaaaatgGAATAGTTTGCCAGTGCTTGGATTACATGcctgtttaatctgtcatgCAGCATTACAAGTTAGACGTGTACTTTCTGGTGTGAGCTTTAACTAAGACTGCATGGTCTAACTAGGTGAAATCTTTGACTCTCTCACCTCAGTACCTTTGACAGGATGCCCATGACTTCTGCTTGACTTGGCTCCAGGCTGCTGTATTATGCACTAGCAAACATTGCTGGGTTATTTTGCAGTGGTAGGGCCGGTTGGCTCACTTCATGTACTTTATGTTCACCTACAGCTGAGGTGTATCAAAATGCCTCAGGTATAGGTGACCCACTGCCAAGGTGTATCAGTAGTGAAGCTTCAGGTATAGATGATATCCTGCTAGGGCGTATGGAAATGCTTGAGGCACAGGTGACCTTTAGCTGAGGCAGGTGAATAAAAACTGATGCCCAGCTGAGTTTTCCCCCTCCTGCGCATTTGGTCCTGAGAGACACAGGAGCGATGGAGCACGTGGATTCTGAGCACTGTGTCAGCTGAGTTTTCCCCCTCCTGCGCATTTGGTCCTGAGAGACACAGGAGCGATGGAGCACGTGGATTCTGAGCACTGTGTCAGCTCTGCGGCACTGACAGAAGAGCATGTATGAGCCTGTTCTCCTTCCCGGCATCAGGAATGTAGCTCTGCGGCTGACGCTGTACCAGCCCCATGTAATTACAGCAGGGCTAGCTGTGTTTCCTCTGACCCACTGAAGCTGTAGGCGAGTTCTACCTGCACTACCTTCGTCGTAAGCTGGCTGTACCTGAGGTGTTTTCACTGAACTGCCTCAGCTGTAGGTCAGgtgactgcagtgttttgttggatgtCTTTTCAAACGATTTCAAAGATCTTGTTTGGTATTGTGGGGTACTGAAACCAGTGATATCACATGTAAAGGTAAACAGGGATTTCACGCATTTGGCAATAGGTGCCTTTAGGTTGTGGAGCCCTTATTGTGGCCTTTGAAACGCAGAGTGGAGTACTCAAGGATACCTGTCTATGGGCCCCTCACCCTTTTCAGTCCCAGGGtcgtctgtttttctttgttttaaaccGTCTGAATGctgtttaattccctgctgatgcaggtttttgaaatggaaatagtTGCCCCTCCCTACCCCCAGCTAAGGTGTTTATCCTCCAGATATCCTTCAGGTGTTACTTCCACCCCCACACTCCgcctccatcacacacacacacgcgcacacacacacacacacacacacacacacacacgcacgtggTGGGGGTGCCGGTCTCAGTGGCAGTGTGTGGCTcatcttttcctctccctcattGGGCAGATCACAGGGGATGTAAGGTGCAGTAAGTGTGGGACGAGCCGCCCGTGAGTCCGACGTCCAGCGCCAAGCCCCGTCCCCTCAGCAGTCCCGGGTTCAGGCCTGCTCGTGCTTCCTGTCTCCACCCCGACCCGAAACGGCCGCGCTCTCCCCGGGAATGGAGCTGCGCTCGCGGGACTCCGCTCCGGAATGCCAGATCTGCTGCCACCCGTATGGGCCGCGGCGGAGCCCGAAGCGGCTGGCGTGCGgacacacctgctgctgcacgTGCCTGGCGCAGATGCGGGACGCCGGGGATGCTGGGAACGCGCTCCGCTGCCCCTGGTGCCGCCGCGTCACCACCCTCCCCGCCGGCCGCTCCGTCACCCTGCTGCCTGACGACCCCGACGTCATCGCCGCCATCGCTATGCCGACCCCCTCCCACATGCCCGTCTTCATCCGGCTGCCTAGCAATGATCGCAGCGTGCCGCCCACGCCTGTCGCCAAGGCGACGCTGGGGGAGATGGGCgtggctgtggtggtggtgCCCGAGGGCgacggggagggggaggggcggggggatCGCGGGAAGGGCGTGGCATGGTCGGGGGTCTGCACCGTAATGCTGGCCGCCTgcctcctgctctttctcctcATCATCGTCATGCACAACATGTCCTGCGTCTCCAAGCGCTTCGCTGTCATCTCCTGCGGCTGATGAGGGGCGTGGCCTGGGGCGGGGCAGCCGGATGGACAGGCACATCTGCGACCGGagggtgtttgtgttgtgacCCAGTGCTGAGATCTGAGGCTGTACTGGACAGCTGGCACTGGCCACTGACtaacatgcgcacacacacacacacacacacacacacacgcacatcctCATTTCCTATATGCCACAGGTGGGTCCCGATCAGTGAGcagctgaaaaaagagagatggctcagggatgggggggtggcTGTGGGTGTTCGGGTTATTGGGGAATGAGGctctttttgctctttttgcCGAGAGGCTCAGGTTCAGGTCCAGAAGGTGTCTCTTTTTTGAACTCCTAGGTGTTTCATTAGAGGGTCAAGTTTCCATGGCTGCCCCACGAGCTACTTAGGGCTACTAATAAATCACCTCTTTTTATTGGTTGTAGTGAAAGGGGCCGTACTAGTGGACAAAGCCT
Encoded proteins:
- the LOC118771092 gene encoding E3 ubiquitin-protein ligase RNF152-like gives rise to the protein MELRSRDSAPECQICCHPYGPRRSPKRLACGHTCCCTCLAQMRDAGDAGNALRCPWCRRVTTLPAGRSVTLLPDDPDVIAAIAMPTPSHMPVFIRLPSNDRSVPPTPVAKATLGEMGVAVVVVPEGDGEGEGRGDRGKGVAWSGVCTVMLAACLLLFLLIIVMHNMSCVSKRFAVISCG